Proteins from a single region of Aquirhabdus parva:
- a CDS encoding ABC transporter substrate-binding protein — MTTSKTQRFIKRTALATLILSTAGLITSVAQAAPLKIGYSDWPGFVAWQIAIDKGWLKEAGVDASFQWFDYSASLDAFAAGKLDAVGATNGDMLVTGAGGTKGVMVLLTDYSSGNDMVIGTPAIKSIKDLAGKSVGVERGLVDHLLLVNALKKNGVAESSVKLVNGKTNELPQVLASGSVAAVAVWQPVANQTLKAVAGSHPLYTSADAPGLIYDGITVNPASLAAKRADWIKMGKVWDRVVKYINDPKTQPDAVRIMSGRVGVAPATYQHFLNGTHLLDLTANQKAMLKGKGFDSIYGSTYFVNQFNVTTGAYKQLLNADSFIDPNVVHGK; from the coding sequence ATGACGACATCTAAGACTCAACGCTTCATCAAACGGACTGCACTTGCAACGCTCATCCTAAGCACAGCAGGGCTCATCACTTCGGTTGCCCAAGCGGCACCGCTTAAAATTGGCTATAGCGATTGGCCAGGCTTTGTTGCATGGCAGATCGCGATTGATAAAGGCTGGTTAAAAGAAGCCGGTGTTGATGCAAGCTTCCAATGGTTTGACTACTCTGCTTCACTGGATGCCTTTGCCGCAGGCAAACTCGATGCAGTCGGTGCAACCAATGGCGATATGCTGGTCACAGGAGCTGGCGGTACTAAAGGTGTCATGGTGCTGCTTACCGACTACTCCAGCGGCAATGATATGGTCATCGGCACACCCGCGATTAAATCCATCAAAGACTTAGCCGGCAAATCTGTCGGTGTCGAACGTGGACTCGTCGATCACCTACTGCTGGTCAATGCGCTCAAAAAAAATGGCGTAGCGGAATCCTCAGTCAAACTGGTCAATGGTAAAACCAATGAATTGCCGCAGGTCTTGGCCTCTGGCAGTGTCGCCGCAGTCGCTGTGTGGCAGCCCGTTGCGAACCAAACGCTTAAAGCGGTAGCCGGCTCACATCCGCTCTACACCTCAGCCGATGCACCGGGGTTGATCTATGACGGAATCACCGTAAACCCTGCCAGCCTTGCCGCCAAACGCGCGGACTGGATCAAAATGGGCAAAGTCTGGGATCGTGTCGTGAAGTACATCAATGACCCGAAAACACAACCGGATGCTGTGCGTATTATGTCTGGTCGTGTCGGCGTTGCACCTGCGACGTATCAACACTTCTTGAATGGCACACATTTACTGGATCTCACTGCCAATCAAAAAGCTATGCTCAAAGGCAAAGGCTTTGATTCAATCTATGGTTCAACCTATTTCGTCAATCAATTTAACGTCACAACAGGTGCCTATAAACAATTGCTCAATGCAGACAGTTTCATTGATCCGAATGTCGTGCATGGCAAATAA
- a CDS encoding sugar phosphate isomerase/epimerase family protein: MKLQLYKTFWGFHGPLSEAFSAVREAQFDGIEAPIPHDPAKRERFAIEVTESGLGLIAEICTAGSYVPERSATIADHLADLEAKIINGKDLKPRFFNVMAGCDAWSLDQQIDFFSRAVDIADQHDVICSFETHRGRSFFNPWVTRDVVRKVPALKLTCDFSHWVVVSERLMDSEWDTIAELAPHGHHVHGRIGYPQGPQVPHPADPAYADCLASHQRCWEAVWDAQRAQGYQISTMTPECGPDGYTHQIPFTGEQVADIWQMNRWIGDTERVHFSHHDSAFLQRAESSIA, encoded by the coding sequence ATGAAATTACAATTGTACAAAACCTTCTGGGGTTTTCACGGGCCGTTATCCGAAGCCTTTAGCGCGGTCCGTGAAGCACAGTTCGATGGCATTGAAGCCCCGATTCCGCATGACCCAGCCAAACGTGAACGCTTTGCAATTGAAGTGACCGAGTCAGGTTTAGGGCTGATCGCCGAGATCTGTACAGCAGGCAGTTATGTGCCTGAGCGCAGCGCAACAATTGCCGATCACCTTGCTGATCTTGAAGCAAAAATCATTAATGGCAAAGACCTGAAACCGCGCTTTTTTAATGTGATGGCAGGTTGTGACGCATGGTCATTGGATCAGCAAATTGATTTCTTTTCGCGTGCCGTTGATATCGCAGATCAACATGATGTGATCTGCAGTTTTGAGACACATCGCGGACGTTCATTTTTCAATCCATGGGTGACGCGTGATGTCGTACGTAAAGTTCCGGCTCTGAAATTAACTTGTGATTTTAGTCATTGGGTCGTGGTCTCGGAAAGACTCATGGACAGTGAGTGGGATACGATCGCTGAGCTCGCACCCCATGGTCATCATGTTCATGGTCGGATCGGTTATCCGCAAGGTCCACAAGTGCCTCATCCGGCAGATCCCGCTTATGCCGATTGTCTAGCATCGCACCAGCGCTGCTGGGAAGCGGTATGGGATGCACAGCGCGCGCAAGGCTATCAAATCAGTACCATGACCCCAGAATGTGGCCCAGATGGCTATACCCATCAAATCCCTTTCACTGGTGAGCAAGTGGCTGACATTTGGCAGATGAATCGCTGGATTGGAGACACCGAAAGAGTGCATTTCTCGCACCATGACAGTGCTTTTTTACAGCGTGCTGAATCTAGCATTGCTTAA
- a CDS encoding S53 family peptidase codes for MQQSIAKRFTQARRLTVLSAAISVALATSLTAQGAEAWVSTKTKAFNPAAVKATTSGLSAPSASVLANATELSSNEPVEITVGLKLRNEAQLDKQLQFFLSGATRQYLTPAQFTEQYGPTQKQVDTVVKHLTQAGYSNINVAPNRLFITATGTTATAKKAFNTTLKQFQKDGSTVFANTTDAQVPQSLSGIVDTVLGLQTAAVARTYHHEVPLSTGKTASDARTSATPAKVGHNPLDFSRLYGAGTTPTASNTAVGIVTWGSQTLTVKDLNTYTTANNLSPVSTSIINIGSGSHSKSNAEWQLDSQSIVGAAGGAVKQIIFYNAPDRNTNASIVNAFNRAVTDNVVKVINASFGQYEGTDDSIDATNTVFKQAIAQGQTVSVSSGDEGVYEKTGGVPNGANYTVSTPASSPYAIAVGGTGLYTDGTAYSSETVWNEGLSGTRIWATGGGYSTLQAAPTWQTTAITGSTKRALPDIAFDADGNSGAQIYYNGKLVQYGGTSLASPIFVGIWARLQSANNNTLGFPAASIYKYFSTNTDTTLVHDITSGNNGYGSNPGYVAKAGWDASTGFGSFDISKLNAFIKANPDFSK; via the coding sequence ATGCAACAATCTATCGCTAAGCGCTTTACCCAAGCGCGTCGTTTGACTGTATTATCCGCCGCTATCTCTGTAGCGCTTGCCACATCGTTGACCGCACAAGGTGCCGAAGCTTGGGTGTCTACCAAAACTAAAGCCTTTAATCCCGCTGCAGTGAAAGCAACTACCTCTGGATTAAGTGCGCCATCAGCGTCAGTACTGGCCAATGCAACTGAGCTCTCCAGTAACGAGCCTGTCGAAATCACTGTCGGACTCAAGCTCCGCAACGAAGCACAGCTCGATAAACAGCTTCAATTTTTCCTATCGGGTGCTACGCGTCAATATTTAACTCCCGCTCAATTTACAGAGCAATACGGTCCAACTCAAAAACAAGTTGATACCGTTGTTAAACATTTGACTCAAGCTGGCTATAGCAACATTAATGTTGCTCCAAACCGCTTATTCATTACAGCGACAGGAACCACTGCGACTGCTAAAAAAGCATTTAATACCACGCTGAAACAATTCCAAAAGGACGGTAGTACTGTCTTTGCCAACACAACCGATGCTCAGGTTCCTCAATCATTGAGTGGCATCGTAGATACGGTTCTCGGTCTACAAACAGCGGCAGTTGCACGCACCTATCACCATGAGGTTCCATTAAGTACTGGAAAAACAGCTTCTGACGCTCGTACTTCCGCTACACCTGCAAAAGTGGGTCATAACCCTCTCGACTTCTCAAGATTATACGGTGCAGGAACCACACCAACAGCATCCAATACGGCTGTAGGTATCGTAACTTGGGGTAGTCAAACCCTCACAGTCAAAGATCTTAATACTTATACGACAGCAAACAATCTGAGCCCTGTATCAACATCCATTATCAATATTGGCTCGGGATCTCACTCCAAATCAAATGCGGAATGGCAACTGGATAGCCAGTCAATCGTAGGTGCCGCAGGAGGCGCAGTAAAACAAATTATTTTCTATAATGCCCCAGATCGGAACACCAATGCTTCCATCGTGAACGCTTTTAATCGTGCGGTGACTGACAACGTTGTCAAAGTGATCAATGCATCTTTTGGTCAATATGAAGGCACCGATGACAGCATCGATGCAACCAATACCGTGTTTAAACAAGCTATTGCGCAAGGGCAAACCGTTTCGGTTTCCAGCGGCGATGAAGGCGTATATGAAAAAACAGGTGGCGTACCTAATGGTGCAAACTACACTGTATCAACACCAGCCAGTTCGCCGTACGCGATTGCCGTAGGCGGAACGGGACTCTATACCGATGGCACCGCTTATAGCAGCGAAACCGTCTGGAATGAAGGTCTGTCTGGAACACGAATCTGGGCAACAGGGGGTGGCTATAGTACCTTGCAAGCGGCACCCACATGGCAAACCACAGCGATCACAGGATCAACAAAACGTGCACTACCTGACATTGCCTTCGATGCCGACGGAAACAGCGGTGCTCAAATCTATTACAACGGTAAACTTGTTCAATATGGTGGCACAAGCTTAGCCTCACCTATTTTTGTCGGGATCTGGGCACGCTTGCAGTCAGCCAATAACAATACACTTGGTTTCCCAGCGGCCAGTATCTACAAATACTTCTCAACCAATACCGATACAACATTGGTTCACGACATCACCTCGGGCAATAACGGATACGGCAGTAACCCAGGCTATGTCGCTAAGGCAGGATGGGATGCTTCCACAGGCTTTGGTAGCTTTGACATTTCCAAGCTAAACGCCTTTATCAAAGCCAACCCTGACTTCTCTAAATAA
- the tatA gene encoding Sec-independent protein translocase subunit TatA, giving the protein MFGLSPAHLILILVVVILVFGTSKLKNIGKDLGGAVKGFKESMKDEDAAKLNQDRTLDGTAQRTEQHDKDKV; this is encoded by the coding sequence ATGTTTGGTTTATCTCCCGCGCATTTGATTTTGATTTTGGTCGTTGTCATTCTGGTTTTCGGTACATCTAAACTGAAAAATATAGGTAAAGATCTGGGCGGCGCAGTCAAAGGCTTCAAAGAATCGATGAAAGATGAAGATGCGGCTAAATTGAATCAAGACCGTACCCTAGATGGCACTGCACAGCGCACCGAACAGCACGATAAAGACAAAGTCTAA
- the tatB gene encoding Sec-independent protein translocase protein TatB, whose product MLDIGFTEILLLGAVALIVLGPEKLPHAARMAGAWYGRIRRSIATIQAEIEQEVNLAEMRKRMNDELEKIRQAEQSIGSEMNSIHQNIQGEMSSLEQSIKGNAEATPTHSFVQRDFVVISQSERDALIPAAPYQHRKAIRPLHETTLTEEYKNTHD is encoded by the coding sequence GTGTTAGATATAGGCTTTACTGAAATTTTACTGCTGGGCGCCGTCGCATTAATTGTGCTCGGACCTGAAAAACTCCCTCACGCTGCACGCATGGCTGGGGCATGGTATGGTCGTATTCGTCGCAGTATTGCGACGATTCAGGCGGAGATTGAGCAAGAGGTCAATCTGGCTGAAATGCGTAAACGCATGAACGACGAACTTGAGAAAATCCGCCAAGCCGAACAGTCGATTGGCAGTGAGATGAACAGTATTCATCAAAACATCCAAGGTGAAATGAGCAGCTTAGAACAATCCATCAAAGGAAATGCCGAAGCGACACCAACCCATTCCTTTGTGCAACGTGATTTTGTCGTCATTTCTCAATCCGAACGCGACGCATTGATTCCAGCAGCACCTTATCAGCACCGCAAAGCAATTCGTCCTCTACATGAGACGACACTCACCGAAGAATACAAAAACACCCATGACTGA
- a CDS encoding UvrD-helicase domain-containing protein — translation MHTTQKTGQKAALATPEQSTAIEQAKSGQSFKIIAYAGSGKTTTLQLISQAIPQKKGIYLAFNKAIADHAKTRFHANVDCRTFHSMAFRHVNRAITDKLRLPRLSPSRLAEEYRLEPMKIRRMLGNRFEYFTLTPSRLGSFISNAVSRFCATNAQHPAPRHIELPEWLHPDDVESLRLYLFPHVEKRWRDSIDPRHQAGIGHDIYLKCWALSDPIIPVDYILFDEAQDSDPLMLGVLMKQKRAQVIYVGDAHQQIYAWRGAVNAMQQLPLTATRLTRSFRFGDAVADVANVFLRELKEQVPLEGEPSKQSKIDLSPRMSVKNAILCRTNARAMSLLLSGLVNGDKVALQADSERLLKFVDAAASLKAGRRVFDAPELAWFSSWQDVHEYCETNDGSDIKSLVKLVDDHGTDPLKKALLKITPIATADYVISTAHKAKGLEWHNVQLEDDYSYKINKNEAQIADEELRLLYVAATRAQTNLNVHHVLPLIGALRIKQNKEGTAPKMQAGMTPSYRANED, via the coding sequence ATCCATACCACACAAAAAACTGGTCAAAAGGCAGCGCTTGCGACGCCTGAGCAATCCACAGCGATTGAGCAGGCCAAGAGCGGACAGTCTTTTAAAATTATTGCTTATGCCGGCAGTGGTAAAACCACGACTTTGCAACTGATCAGCCAAGCGATTCCACAAAAAAAGGGGATCTACTTAGCCTTTAATAAAGCCATTGCCGATCACGCCAAAACGCGTTTTCACGCCAACGTGGATTGCCGCACCTTCCACTCCATGGCATTTCGTCACGTCAATCGTGCCATCACGGATAAGCTACGGCTGCCGAGGTTAAGTCCATCCCGTTTAGCAGAAGAATATCGACTAGAGCCGATGAAAATTCGGCGCATGCTGGGTAATCGTTTTGAATACTTTACGCTGACTCCCAGTCGTCTCGGCAGTTTTATCAGCAATGCAGTCAGCCGCTTCTGCGCAACCAATGCCCAGCATCCTGCTCCACGTCATATTGAACTGCCCGAATGGCTTCACCCCGATGATGTCGAAAGTCTGCGTTTGTATCTATTTCCCCATGTTGAAAAACGCTGGCGAGATTCGATCGATCCTCGCCATCAAGCTGGAATCGGACATGACATTTATCTCAAATGCTGGGCACTGTCTGATCCGATCATCCCTGTGGATTATATTCTGTTTGATGAAGCACAGGATTCTGACCCCTTAATGCTGGGTGTGCTGATGAAACAAAAGCGCGCGCAGGTGATTTATGTTGGCGATGCGCATCAGCAAATTTACGCTTGGCGCGGTGCGGTCAATGCCATGCAGCAGTTGCCTCTGACTGCGACTCGACTCACCCGCTCATTTCGCTTTGGTGATGCTGTTGCCGATGTCGCTAATGTTTTTTTACGTGAGCTCAAAGAGCAAGTCCCGCTGGAAGGCGAGCCCTCCAAGCAATCCAAGATTGATTTATCTCCGCGCATGAGCGTCAAAAATGCCATCTTGTGCCGTACCAATGCCCGAGCCATGTCGTTATTGCTTTCAGGCCTCGTCAATGGGGATAAAGTTGCGCTGCAAGCAGACAGTGAACGCTTATTGAAATTTGTCGATGCCGCCGCGTCACTTAAGGCGGGGCGACGTGTCTTTGACGCACCTGAACTCGCATGGTTTTCAAGCTGGCAGGACGTACATGAATACTGTGAAACCAATGATGGCAGTGACATCAAATCCTTGGTGAAACTGGTTGATGATCATGGCACCGACCCCCTGAAAAAAGCCTTACTCAAAATCACCCCGATCGCCACGGCAGACTACGTGATTTCTACTGCGCATAAAGCGAAGGGATTGGAGTGGCACAACGTCCAGCTTGAAGATGACTACAGCTATAAAATCAATAAAAACGAAGCCCAGATTGCCGATGAAGAGCTACGCTTGCTTTATGTGGCGGCTACGCGTGCGCAGACCAATTTAAATGTGCATCATGTTTTGCCATTGATTGGCGCGCTTAGGATTAAGCAGAATAAAGAAGGCACTGCACCCAAGATGCAGGCAGGGATGACACCCTCTTATCGCGCAAATGAAGATTAA
- the tatC gene encoding twin-arginine translocase subunit TatC, whose amino-acid sequence MTEALPPPESNDDHAEMPITAHLIELRKHLIRIFSCVGLIFFSLAYFARDLYEMLSVPLRAQLPHNATMIATDITSTFMAPFKLTFFVAIMIGMPYILHQIWQFIAPALYKHERKIAIPMLTSSILLFYVGVAFAYFITLPSILTFFIHIAPHSVVPMTDINLYLNFCLKLFLVFGLTFEIPIATLLLVLAGIVTVDSLVAKRRYIIVGCFAIAMFVTPPDAISMAMLAIPMWLLFELGLVFARILERRRAST is encoded by the coding sequence ATGACTGAAGCCTTACCCCCACCTGAATCAAACGATGATCACGCAGAGATGCCGATCACCGCACACCTGATTGAACTGCGTAAGCATCTCATTCGAATTTTCAGCTGTGTCGGATTGATTTTCTTCTCATTGGCGTATTTTGCACGTGACTTGTACGAAATGCTGTCGGTGCCATTGCGCGCACAGCTTCCACATAATGCGACCATGATTGCGACTGATATTACCTCGACCTTCATGGCACCGTTTAAGCTGACGTTCTTTGTCGCGATTATGATTGGTATGCCCTATATCCTGCATCAGATTTGGCAGTTTATTGCGCCAGCCCTGTATAAGCACGAGCGTAAGATCGCGATCCCCATGCTGACTTCCAGTATTCTTCTGTTTTATGTCGGTGTGGCATTTGCTTACTTTATTACGTTGCCCTCAATCCTGACATTCTTTATTCATATTGCACCGCATAGCGTGGTGCCAATGACGGATATCAATCTCTATTTAAACTTTTGTTTAAAGTTATTCCTAGTCTTTGGTTTAACCTTCGAGATTCCGATTGCGACCCTCTTACTGGTTCTGGCTGGAATTGTGACTGTGGATTCATTGGTCGCAAAACGACGCTATATCATCGTGGGTTGCTTTGCGATTGCCATGTTTGTGACTCCACCGGATGCGATCAGTATGGCGATGCTGGCGATCCCGATGTGGTTATTATTTGAATTAGGATTGGTCTTTGCGCGTATACTTGAAAGACGTCGTGCGAGTACCTGA
- the hisIE gene encoding bifunctional phosphoribosyl-AMP cyclohydrolase/phosphoribosyl-ATP diphosphatase HisIE → MNRTSQASWLDDVKFDAHGLIPAIAQDRDTGQILMVAWMNKESLQLTAERRQGVYFSRSRQALWHKGESSGHTQDVHEIRLDCDGDVIVLQITQQGGIACHTGRESCFYRVLTPDGWQIVDAVKKDPKAIYGDANSHDHKHDHGATPTIDDVPNSETIDVLAQLGQIVQARKGADPNSSYVASLYHKGLNKILEKVGEEAFETVLAAKDASETDTQDLIYETADLWFHAIVMLGQFNVPPQAVLDELARRFNLSGLAEKASRTEG, encoded by the coding sequence ATGAACCGCACATCCCAAGCATCTTGGCTAGATGACGTCAAATTTGATGCACACGGCCTGATCCCTGCCATAGCCCAAGACCGCGATACTGGTCAGATCTTGATGGTGGCATGGATGAATAAAGAATCTTTGCAACTAACTGCTGAGCGTAGACAAGGCGTGTATTTCTCACGCTCACGCCAAGCACTTTGGCATAAAGGGGAAAGCTCGGGTCATACGCAAGATGTGCATGAAATTCGTTTGGATTGTGATGGCGATGTGATTGTGCTTCAGATCACCCAGCAGGGCGGCATTGCATGCCACACTGGGCGCGAATCTTGCTTCTATCGTGTGCTGACCCCAGACGGCTGGCAAATTGTCGATGCGGTTAAGAAAGATCCGAAGGCGATTTATGGTGATGCCAATAGCCATGATCATAAACACGATCACGGTGCGACACCCACTATTGATGACGTTCCCAACTCGGAAACCATCGATGTGCTTGCGCAGCTCGGGCAAATTGTTCAAGCGCGTAAAGGCGCCGACCCGAACTCATCTTATGTTGCCAGCCTCTATCATAAAGGCTTGAATAAGATTTTAGAAAAAGTGGGTGAAGAAGCCTTTGAGACCGTTCTTGCCGCAAAAGATGCCAGCGAAACAGACACACAAGACCTTATTTATGAAACCGCGGACCTCTGGTTTCATGCTATCGTCATGCTGGGGCAGTTTAATGTCCCTCCTCAAGCCGTATTGGATGAGTTGGCAAGACGTTTCAATCTTTCTGGGCTGGCTGAAAAAGCCTCTCGCACAGAAGGCTAA
- a CDS encoding isopenicillin N synthase family dioxygenase, whose amino-acid sequence MYHAPATHSQTTLTTAPPTSHHFDQLPIIDISGLYSPDLPIRLHTAEALGKAAREVGFFYITGHAVSRLMRSHLIEQTRDFFDLPLTEKMRYYIGNSGNLAHRGYVPEGEEVFATGKHDRKEAFDLGFEHSVDDPDVIAGTPMHGLNVWPEQTGFEAAIRTYYQAVFALGQTLLHGFALALGLAEDAFDGFIQNPTSQLRLIHYPFDASASDSPGIGAHTDYECFTILLPTAPGLEVVNGEGKWIDAPPMEDAFIVNIGDLMEIWSGGTFVATAHRVRKVSTERYSFPLFFGCDYHTRVEPLPAFATAETIQKYPALNAGEHLFAQTAQSFGYLKVRLNNGSLKLGHHARPLNSFGPSEHKL is encoded by the coding sequence ATGTACCATGCACCAGCAACACATTCGCAAACGACCTTAACAACCGCGCCACCGACATCGCATCATTTCGATCAACTACCGATTATTGATATTTCAGGGTTATACAGTCCTGATCTTCCCATTCGCCTCCACACCGCAGAAGCTCTCGGTAAAGCCGCACGTGAAGTGGGTTTCTTCTATATCACTGGCCATGCCGTATCCAGATTAATGCGTAGCCACTTGATTGAGCAAACCCGAGATTTCTTTGATTTACCCTTAACTGAAAAAATGCGCTACTACATCGGCAATTCAGGGAACCTAGCGCATCGGGGTTATGTGCCGGAAGGGGAAGAAGTGTTTGCCACCGGCAAGCATGATCGTAAAGAAGCTTTTGATTTGGGCTTTGAACATTCAGTGGATGATCCTGATGTGATTGCAGGGACGCCGATGCATGGACTCAATGTCTGGCCAGAACAGACAGGATTTGAGGCAGCAATTCGCACCTATTACCAAGCCGTCTTTGCACTGGGTCAAACCCTTTTACACGGTTTTGCCCTCGCGCTCGGATTAGCCGAAGATGCGTTTGATGGTTTTATCCAGAACCCCACCTCCCAACTACGACTGATTCACTATCCTTTTGATGCAAGCGCCAGTGATAGCCCGGGCATCGGTGCGCATACAGACTATGAGTGCTTCACTATTTTGCTGCCCACGGCACCCGGACTAGAAGTCGTCAATGGCGAAGGCAAATGGATTGATGCACCCCCCATGGAAGATGCCTTTATTGTCAATATCGGTGATCTCATGGAAATCTGGAGTGGTGGCACGTTTGTCGCCACAGCTCATCGCGTGCGTAAGGTCAGCACGGAACGCTATTCATTTCCGCTCTTTTTTGGTTGTGACTATCACACCCGCGTGGAACCATTACCAGCCTTTGCCACAGCAGAAACGATTCAAAAATATCCTGCATTGAATGCTGGTGAGCATCTGTTTGCCCAGACCGCGCAAAGTTTTGGCTACCTCAAGGTCCGACTCAACAACGGTTCACTCAAACTCGGTCATCACGCACGACCACTAAACTCCTTTGGCCCATCTGAGCACAAGCTATAG
- a CDS encoding tRNA dihydrouridine synthase: MKLILAPMEGLTDPPMRRLLTEVGSYDWCVTEFIRVTDQLLPAHVIHSYCPELHNACKTDSGTPVHIQFLGNDPIALADNAAFAAELGAPAIDLNFGCPAKTVNRHRGGAVLLDEPEVIYQIISAVRQAVPAHIPVSAKMRLGYLDDSRTLDNARAIEAAGAAWLTIHARTKTDGYKPPAYWEKLPAVREAVKMSLIANGEIWTVDDAVRCQQVSGCVDLMLGRGAVTRPDLVNRIRGQAEIDWATLLQLQLDFLDSPTKTDAGLVGRYKQWLGMLTQGYSEAELLWAKLKKAKQLSELRAEIQTALA, from the coding sequence ATGAAACTCATCCTCGCCCCCATGGAAGGTCTCACTGACCCACCCATGCGTCGTCTACTCACCGAAGTCGGTTCTTACGACTGGTGCGTAACTGAGTTTATTCGCGTGACCGATCAGCTTCTGCCAGCCCATGTGATTCACAGCTACTGCCCAGAATTGCACAATGCCTGCAAAACTGACAGCGGCACGCCCGTGCATATCCAGTTTTTAGGTAATGATCCGATCGCTTTGGCCGACAACGCTGCGTTTGCAGCGGAACTTGGTGCGCCTGCGATTGATCTGAATTTTGGGTGTCCTGCAAAAACCGTCAATCGCCATCGTGGCGGTGCCGTGCTTCTAGATGAGCCAGAGGTGATTTACCAGATTATCAGTGCTGTTCGCCAAGCCGTACCTGCTCATATCCCGGTCTCCGCAAAAATGCGCCTTGGCTATCTTGACGATAGCCGGACACTGGATAATGCCCGCGCGATAGAGGCAGCGGGAGCCGCGTGGCTGACTATTCACGCCCGTACCAAAACAGATGGCTATAAGCCGCCAGCCTACTGGGAAAAGCTACCTGCGGTACGCGAAGCCGTCAAAATGTCCCTGATCGCCAATGGTGAAATCTGGACTGTAGATGACGCCGTACGATGTCAACAGGTATCAGGATGTGTAGATCTGATGCTGGGCCGCGGCGCAGTCACCCGTCCAGATCTGGTGAATCGCATTCGTGGTCAAGCTGAGATTGACTGGGCGACATTGCTGCAGTTGCAACTCGATTTCTTGGACAGTCCAACCAAAACCGATGCCGGACTGGTCGGACGCTATAAGCAATGGCTAGGAATGCTCACACAAGGTTATAGTGAAGCCGAACTGTTGTGGGCTAAACTTAAAAAAGCAAAGCAACTCAGTGAACTACGGGCAGAAATTCAAACTGCTTTAGCTTAA